One genomic window of Candidatus Tanganyikabacteria bacterium includes the following:
- a CDS encoding S8 family serine peptidase: MKNRLGIALIAASLAGCGVMPRSGPQAATGDTLGAQGARPDALVPGEIIVGARPQDGRLALGGIALLGGELQATFTLTNTHYVVKVPRGTTTDQALAKARSLPGVAYAVPNRVFKVSLPAPDQTASDALEALEALNDPFFGQQWAFKRTGTPANWERIDATRTLVAVADTGVDDRHPDFGGRVRRGKNFANGTDDTMDRYGHGTHVAGITAATGNNGIGMAGVVWNAPILAIKVLGDNGSGTTQGVAEGMKYAADQGAKVLNMSLGSDTSEIDPVMHDALQYCLNRGTIVICAAGNSSGAIGSPANDPLAVAVTSTSNYPIIGEKISYFSSRGPNSWVAAPGDGIMSTLPSGGSNMGTNYGKASGTSMACPFVAGTATAMRALHPDWSADQVRAKLKDSVDDLGAKGRDNNYGWGRVNLARAAN, from the coding sequence ATGAAGAACCGGCTAGGAATCGCCCTCATCGCGGCGTCGCTCGCGGGTTGCGGCGTCATGCCCCGCTCGGGCCCGCAGGCCGCGACCGGCGATACCCTGGGTGCGCAAGGCGCCCGGCCGGATGCCCTGGTGCCCGGCGAGATCATCGTCGGCGCCAGGCCACAGGATGGCCGCCTGGCCCTGGGCGGCATCGCCCTCCTGGGTGGAGAGTTGCAAGCGACTTTCACGCTCACCAATACGCACTACGTCGTGAAGGTGCCGCGTGGCACCACGACCGACCAGGCGCTCGCCAAGGCGCGGAGCCTGCCCGGAGTGGCCTACGCCGTGCCTAACCGCGTATTCAAGGTGAGCCTTCCCGCGCCCGACCAGACCGCCTCCGACGCCCTGGAAGCGCTCGAGGCCCTCAACGACCCGTTCTTCGGGCAACAGTGGGCCTTCAAGCGGACCGGTACGCCCGCCAACTGGGAGCGCATCGACGCGACCCGGACCCTGGTGGCCGTGGCCGACACGGGCGTCGACGACCGGCATCCCGATTTCGGGGGCCGGGTCCGGCGCGGGAAGAACTTCGCCAACGGCACCGACGACACGATGGACCGCTACGGTCACGGCACGCACGTCGCCGGCATCACCGCCGCGACCGGCAACAACGGCATCGGCATGGCCGGCGTGGTCTGGAATGCGCCGATCCTCGCGATCAAGGTCCTGGGCGACAACGGGTCGGGCACGACCCAGGGAGTGGCCGAAGGCATGAAGTACGCCGCCGACCAGGGCGCGAAGGTGCTCAACATGAGCCTCGGCTCGGACACCAGCGAAATCGACCCGGTCATGCACGACGCCCTCCAGTACTGCCTCAACCGTGGAACGATCGTGATCTGCGCCGCCGGCAACAGCAGCGGCGCGATCGGCTCGCCGGCCAACGACCCGCTGGCCGTAGCCGTCACGAGCACGAGCAACTATCCGATCATCGGCGAGAAGATCAGCTACTTCTCGAGCCGCGGTCCCAATTCCTGGGTGGCGGCACCCGGCGACGGCATCATGAGCACCCTCCCGTCCGGCGGCAGCAACATGGGCACCAACTACGGCAAGGCCAGCGGCACGTCGATGGCGTGCCCGTTCGTGGCCGGCACCGCCACCGCGATGCGGGCCCTGCACCCCGACTGGTCGGCGGATCAGGTCCGCGCCAAGCTCAAGGACTCCGTGGACGATCTGGGCGCCAAGGGCCGCGACAACAACTACGGCTGGGGCCGGGTCAACCTCGCCAGAGCCGCCAACTGA